The Prevotella herbatica genome contains the following window.
TTACGTGGATGAATACCATATTGCAAACCTGCATCCATTAATACAGCCATGCGACAATTATCAACATTGGTTTCTACCATAGACTGCTGCTCACGAAGATACGCACTGTTGTAATTCCAGTTGATTAAAGAATAATCGTATGGAGCTATCTGGCAGTAGTAGAAAGGAAAAGATCCTTCTTTCCATTCATTTCTCCATCCACTTATCATCTTCTGCATAAGAGCAGAATAAGAAGATGCACGATTTACATTGTCCTCTCCCTGATACCATATCACACCACGCATAGTGAAACCTATCAGTGGACGCAACATTCCATTATATAAAGCTGTAGGACAACGTTGTGCTCGTTTGTCAACATCAGTCTGGTCAGTTGGCAGCTTCACATCAGGAAATGCCTTCAACCAATCAGAAGACATCCATGCTTCACAAGCACTGCCACCCCATGAGGTTACAATAAGTCCTACAGGAATACGTAAACTCTTACGCAACATTGAACCAAAATAATATGCCGTTGCACTGAACTGGCGTATTGTCTCAGCATCCGCAGCATTCCATTTTCCCTGCAATGTATCTACAGCCTGCAAACGGGCATTGCGACTGACCGTAAACAAGCGTAAGTCTTTGTCGGCTCCAGTAATAAGTTCATGTAATGCCCCATCAACAGGTTGTGCCTTAAATCCCTTCATCGGCATTTCCATATTGCTCTGTCCACTACATATCCAAACTTCCCCGATAAGGATATTATGCAATGTAAGTGCCTTGCCATCAGAGAGACTTATATCATAAGGACCACCAGCATCAGGAGTACTGATCTTCAATTTCCATTTCCCATCATCTCCAACTTTCACCTTGTAAGTCTTACCATTCCATGACGTAGTAATCTTTACTGTTTTTAATGCATCGGCAGTTCCCCATATATTACAATCAGAATTGCGTTGCATGACCATATTGTCGCCAAACATGTGCGGCAATTTGATTTCTGCTTTCATAACCATGGCAGACAATGTCATTGCCATGCCAACAAGTAGTCTGTTGTATTTCATATATATTTTAGTATTTTAATTCCACAGGTCCAATAAGTCCCGCATTCAGTAGTTTATCATCTTTCATTCTATACGGCGCATTAGTCCAGATGCCAGAAAACGGAGGATTTCCGATATCATTTCCACGCAAGGCGTTAGCCCATGTGTTAGTGACTATTATCTTAATAAAATTATCGCCTTTTCTCAAAGCCTTAGTAACATCCACCTCATAAGGTGATGTCCATGCCACCCCGCAATCTACATCATTTACGAATACATGCGCAATATCACATACTTTTCCTAAAGATAACGTTGCATTCTGTCCTTTTAGTATATCACATCGCAAATGAGTTGAATATTCTGCAGAACCACTATAATATCGTATCTTGGCATTATCAGAAATACTCCAATCGTTAGGGAGATTCGTATTTACATTAATCCCTGTCGCATCAAAAGTCAACTGCCAATCACCGTTAACATTCACGACTTTATCATATACTGGCAACTTTGATAATGTTGTTGACTGAACACGATGAGGAAATATGACGAATACAGAACCATGAGATGGCAATGTAATTTCTACATTTGCAAAACCATTATCCATGCTACATGATGAAGGACTGAAATAAATGTC
Protein-coding sequences here:
- a CDS encoding sialate O-acetylesterase, coding for MKYNRLLVGMAMTLSAMVMKAEIKLPHMFGDNMVMQRNSDCNIWGTADALKTVKITTSWNGKTYKVKVGDDGKWKLKISTPDAGGPYDISLSDGKALTLHNILIGEVWICSGQSNMEMPMKGFKAQPVDGALHELITGADKDLRLFTVSRNARLQAVDTLQGKWNAADAETIRQFSATAYYFGSMLRKSLRIPVGLIVTSWGGSACEAWMSSDWLKAFPDVKLPTDQTDVDKRAQRCPTALYNGMLRPLIGFTMRGVIWYQGEDNVNRASSYSALMQKMISGWRNEWKEGSFPFYYCQIAPYDYSLINWNYNSAYLREQQSMVETNVDNCRMAVLMDAGLQYGIHPRKKREAGERLAMLALKNTYNVNGLPEFAAYSGVKFDGDTAVVSFSRSREWVYFNNSTSSDLFEVAGADKVFHPAKAWISRNQVYVKSDEVKHPVAVRYAFHDWAVGDLFHDGLPVSSFRTDNW